A stretch of Coccidioides posadasii str. Silveira chromosome 2, complete sequence DNA encodes these proteins:
- a CDS encoding uncharacterized protein (EggNog:ENOG410PPYB~COG:U~TransMembrane:1 (o6-27i)~BUSCO:15196at33183), whose amino-acid sequence MRTSTIVAASAGTFLTGLLAYAIYFDYKRQSDPEFRRALKRDNRRLARAVRQESEAEGAKQKEEIKRAVQEAKDEGFPTDIEEREGFFMGQVAKGEALCADGSNNIEAALAFYKALKVYPQPKDLIAIYDRTVPKDIIEILAEMIAMDSSLKLGSFTSDPGMDSQNVE is encoded by the exons ATGAGAACGAGTACCATTGTCGCCGCTTCTGCCGGCACGTTCTTGACAGGCCTACTGG CCTATGCCATCTACTTCGACTACAAGAGACAGTCCGATCCAGAGTTCCGCCGTGCTTTGAAGCGGGACAACCGAAGACTCGCCAGAGCCGTCCGACAGGAATCGGAGGCGGAGGGTGCAAAGCAGAAGGAGGAGATCAAGCGGGCGGTCCAGGAGGCCAAGGATGAGGGCTTCCCTACCGACATTGAGGAGCGAGAGGGCTTCTTCATGGGCCAGGTGGCCAAGGGTGAAGCTCTGTGCGCTGATG GCTCGAACAACATCGAGGCGGCTCTTGCGTTCTACAAGGCATTGAAGGTCTACCCCCAGCCAAAGGACCTGATCGCGATCTACGACAGGACGGTACCCAAAGACATCATCGAGATCCTAGCAGAGATGATCGCGATGGACTCCTCGCTGAAGTTGGGCTCTTTCACCAGCGATCCCGGGATGGACAGCCAAAACGTCGAATAA
- a CDS encoding uncharacterized protein (CAZy:GH72~SECRETED:SignalP(1-22)~EggNog:ENOG410PFIQ~COG:S~TransMembrane:1 (n7-17c22/23o454-472i)~BUSCO:6683at33183), with the protein MKSISKLQILAAFFGLLSTVSAVTPIEVQGSQFVNSKTKDRFQIIGVDYQPGGSSGYKSKDGKDPLSDADICLRDATLLQRLGVNTIRIYNLSPNVNHDECVSIFNAAGIYLLVDVNNPDYGQHINREDPSSTYHKGYLKHIFSMVEAFKDYPNLLGFFGANEIINEDSSDDVPLYIRAIQRDLKQYIEKHSSRKIPVGYSAADIRQSLEDTWQYVACDAGDDGHSDFFGLNSYSWCGDATYKSSGYDKLVEMFSGTSLPIFFSEYGCNEVKPRIFSEVQAIYGKEMTEAMCGGLVYEYSMEENEYGLVSLEGDGSAKLLVDYDNLMGQFSKLDIKRLQNLDPSTTKVKPPKCKSSLIKSKGFYNKFELPELPEGGKALLDGGISGAKKGKLVEVKKTKVESEVTDKDGNRITGLELKILGEDQSNTPGENTSGQGSRTGPSNSQQTGAGAKSIVASAAPVLAAVAAAFALLA; encoded by the exons ATGAAGAGCATT AGCAAACTCCAGATTCTCGCGGCCTTCTTTGGCCTGCTGTCCACCGTCTCTGCCGTCACCCCCATCGAGGTTCAAGGCTCGCAGTTCGTCAACAGCAAGACAAAAGATCGCTTCCAGATCATTGGCGTCGA TTATCAACCGGGCGGCTCATCTGGCTACAAGTCCAAGGACGGCAAAGATCCGCTCAGCGACGCGGATATCTGCCTTCGCGACGCCACTCTCCTCCAGCGACTCGGT GTCAACACCATCCGCATCTACAACCTCAGCCCGAACGTCAACCACGATGAGTGCGTCTCAATTTTCAACGCCGCCGGTATCTACCTCCTCGTGGATGTCAACAACCCGGATTACGGCCAGCACATCAACCGAGAGGACCCTTCGTCAACCTACCACAAGGGATACTTGAAGCATATCTTCTCCATGGTCGAGGCTTTCAAGGACTACCCTAACCTCCTCGGTTTCTTTGGTGCCAATGAAATCATCAACGAGGATTCCTCCGACGACGTTCCGCTTTATATTCGC GCTATCCAACGCGACTTGAAGCAATACATCGAAAAGCATTCGTCGCGTAAGATCCCCGTCGGATATTCCGCCGCCGACATCCGCCAGTCCTTGGAAGACACCTGGCAATATGTCGCCTGTGACGCTGGTGACGACGGTCATTCCGACTTCTTCGGCCTCAACTCGTACTCGTGGTGCGGCGACGCGACCTACAAGTCCAGTGGATACGATAAGCTAGTTGAGATGTTCTCCGGCACCTCCCTACCCATCTTCTTCTCCGAGTACGGCTGCAACGAGGTCAAGCCCCGCATCTTCAGCGAGGTTCAGGCCATCTACGGCAAGGAGATGACCGAGGCCATGTGCGGCGGTCTTGTCTACGAGTACTCCATGGAAGAAAACGAGTATGGCCTTGTCTCCCTCGAGGGCGACGGCAGCGCGAAACTGCTCGTCGACTATGACAATTTGATGGGACAATTCAGCAAGCTTGACATCAAGAGGCTTCAGAACCTCGATCCCAGCACCACCAAGGTCAAACCACCAAAGTGCAAGTCCAGCCTCATCAAATCGAAGGGCTTCTACAACAAATTCGAACTCCCCGAACTCCCTGAGGGCGGAAAGGCACTTCTCGACGGCGGTATCTCCGGCGCCAAGAAGGGCAAGCTCGTCGAGGTCAAGAAGACCAAGGTCGAGTCCGAAGTGACGGACAAGGATGGAAACAGAATCACCGGATTGGAGCTCAAGATCTTGGGCGAGGACCAGTCCAACACCCCCGGTGAAAACACCTCAGGCCAGGGATCCAGAACCGGCCCTTCCAACTCCCAGCAGACCGGCGCTGGAGCCAAGTCTATCGTGGCTAGTGCTGCTCCCGTGCTTGCCGCTGTTGCTGCCGCTTTTGCCCTCCTGGCATAG
- the MRE11 gene encoding meiotic recombination (EggNog:ENOG410PG13~COG:L), producing the protein MSLGEVDTIRILVSTDNHVGYNERDPIRGDDSWKSFHEVMCLAKDRDVDMVLLAGDLFHENQPSRKSMYQVMRSLRMNCYGDKPCELEMLSDASENFQGPFNHVNYEDLDINVAIPVFSIHGNHDDPSGEGHLAALDILQMSGLLNYYGRTPESDNIQVKPVLLQKGRTKLALYGLSNVRDERLFRTFRDGKVKFFRPSIQQGDWFNLMSVHQNHHAYTETSYLPETFLPGFMDLVIWGHEHECLINPRFNPETKFHVMQPGSSVATSLVPGEAVPKHVAILSITGHDFKCEPIPLKTVRPFVMKEIVLSEEKEAQRLLRKENNRTELTRFLMGLVDELIEKAKNDWLASQDDFDGDESEIPLPLVRLRVDTSTPEGGSFDCENPQRFSNRFVGRVANVNDVVQFHRKKKATTAARGKTDAPGETILSQLSSLDTVKVERLVREFLTAQSLTILPQNSFGDAVSQFVDKDDKHAMEMFVNESLESQIKHLMDLDRENEEGDAEYDEEEAQQSLQAAMDKYREQLEEHFSRGKGKRRGGRRRFKPKPDLWDSDFDGPWEDQPGALIHSDVEGAQNAGEEEEEEDEDDNEAPATSRRRGAVSATSTRATRGGRGGRGGRGRGAASSRGKTTTASTRVRSRQVMPDDEDDEEEPGHDDLFVQDDAIDNSASEASNAFFSRPLRTTPRSPVPAPSSRSRKTSSTTTTASTRKAPARSTAATRSKQTTLNLARTSQPSQSQTITGSSNASGVGRRPTRSAAAKKNIVISDIEDDEDDEAFEPVQPASIRSRRR; encoded by the exons ATGTCGCTCGGAG AAGTTGATACGATACGCATTCTCGTCTCAACCGACAACCATGTCGGATACAATGAGCGTGACCCCATCCGTGGAGACGACTCCTGGAAGTCCTTCCATGAAGTCATGTGCCTCGCCAAGGATCGCGACGTCGACATGGTGCTGCTCGCCGGCGACCTGTTCCATGAGAACCAGCCGTCGCGGAAGTCCATGTATCAGGTCATGCGCTCTCTGCGAATGAACTGCTACGGTGATAAGCCGTGCGAGCTGGAGATGCTGAGCGATGCCAGCGAGAATTTCCAGGGGCCGTTTAATCATGTAAACTATGAGGATCTGGACATCAATGTTGCCATTCCCGTGTTTTCAATACACGGGAACCACGATGACCCCTCCGGGGAGGGCCATTTGGCAGCGTTAGATATCCTGCAGATGTCTGGCCTGCTAAACTACTATGGACGGACGCCGGAGTCCGACAATATCCAGGTCAAGCCCGTCCTGCTCCAGAAAGGCCGCACGAAATTAGCTTTGTACGGTTTGAGCAACGTAAGGGATGAGCGGCTCTTTCGAACTTTCCGAGATGGAAAGGTCAAATTCTTTCGCCCGTCTATACAACAGGGTGACTGGTTCAATCTTATGAGCGTTCATCAAAACCATCACGCATACACAGAGACAAGTTACCTCCCCGAGACATTTCTACCAGGATTTATGGACCTCGTCATTTGGGGCCACGAACACGAATGTCTGATAAATCCTCGCTTCAATCCAGAAACGAAATTCCACGTTATGCAACCAGGTTCTTCTGTTGCGACCTCTTTAGTTCCTGGTGAAGCGGTTCCCAAACATGTCGCCATTCTCAGCATCACTGGGCATGATTTCAAATGCGAACCCATCCCCCTGAAGACCGTACGCCCGTTCGTGATGAAAGAAATCGttctgagtgaagagaaggAGGCTCAACGGCTCCTGAGAAAGGAAAATAACCGCACGGAGCTCACACGATTTTTGATGGGTCTCGTGGACGAGCTCATAGAAAAGGCCAAAAATGACTGGCTCGCATCACAAGACGATTTCGACGGAGATGAATCAGAGATACCTTTGCCGCTGGTCCGGCTTCGTGTAGACACTTCCACCCCCGAAGGAGGCAGTTTCGACTGCGAAAACCCCCAGCGCTTCTCGAACCGATTCGTTGGTAGAGTGGCTAATGTCAACGACGTCGTGCAATTCCAccggaaaaagaaagccaCGACAGCTGCTCGCGGCAAAACGGATGCCCCTGGTGAAACTATCTTATCTCAACTTTCCTCCTTAGACACCGTCAAAGTCGAACGACTCGTCCGCGAGTTTTTGACTGCTCAATCGCTGACTATCCTCCCACAAAATTCCTTTGGAGACGCGGTTTCTCAGTTTGTCGACAAGGACGATAAACATGCCATGGAAATGTTCGTCAACGAGTCGCTTGAAAGTCAAATAAAACACTTGATGGATCTAGATCGGGAGAACGAAGAGGGAGATGCCGAGtacgatgaagaagaagcacAGCAGAGTTTGCAAGCTGCCATGGATAAATATCGTGAGCAACTGGAAGAACACTTTTCTAGGGGCAAGGGCAAAAGAAGAGGTGGCAGGAGGAGGTTCAAGCCAAAGCCTGATTTGTGGGATAGTGATTTTGACGGCCCGTGGGAGGATCAACCAGGTGCTCTGATCCATTCAGATGTTGAGGGGGCTCAGAATGcgggagaagaggaagaggaagaagatgaagatgataatGAAGCGCCTGCCACCAGCCGGAGACGAGGAGCTGTCTCTGCCACTTCGACTCGCGCTACTAGAGGCGGTCGAGGCGGCAGAGGAGGCAGAGGACGCGGTGCCGCATCATCCAGGGGTAAGACAACGACGGCATCGACACGCGTTCGAAGCCGACAAGTTATGCCCGACGATGAggacgacgaagaagagcCTGGTCATGATGATTTGTTTGTACAAGACGACGCCATCGATAACTCGGCGTCGGAAGCCAGCAATGCCTTCTTCTCACGGCCCCTCCGAACAACACCCCGCTCTCCTGTTCCAGCTCCATCTTCACGAAGCCGCAAGACATCATCTACAACCACGACCGCATCAACCCGCAAGGCTCCCGCGCGCTCCACAGCCGCTACCCGCTCAAAACAAACAACTCTGAACTTGGCTCGTACCTCTCAGCCAAGTCAAAGTCAGACAATCACTGGATCGAGTAATGCTAGCGGAGTGGGTAGACGGCCAACGCGAAGCGCCGCGGCGAAAAAGAACATTGTGATTAGCGATATTGAGGATGACGAAGATGACGAGGCGTTTGAGCCTGTGCAGCCGGCTAGTATTAGGAGTCGGAGGAGATAG
- a CDS encoding uncharacterized protein (EggNog:ENOG410PJU2~COG:S~BUSCO:1070at33183): MQPEIVHLIQNRVPEDPARNNPASLAQHGNLLSDHSGPNCLSHGDGGDRELVGDTVSDRSSVAILPGTDDSVSCSIDSPKQDKPARPVDRVIEYENTWIPSPKGTEQLGFKVIPSRINGPIRLSVENFPNEVLTHILSHLPPASLSSMSLVNRRFHSLVTTPHAWRIAFSRYFPGPAAIEAERGRLDSDEFEHLLLRKRTFCRLTALASWRNEYILRTRLLRSLARGRPAQYQPSGQQASPRTGPASSGLATYNSLLLYPVSHIDGAFGSGSEKKPAMFVHGAREQGIASASDPTASKAGLGAWGISDPQMFNHFADLFPGESQWGLGAGEFVGLPNVMDVSQQYGLVYGEGCPRGRTYFLSSNEKRGRFLSLTDSETRSQPQLGIPKLVPVTTSICSVWIAKSPQILKITNGLCGILAGTSTGVLTAYAIGPNHSYNQRYERGQITARWVLCPGVPIIAIRVDDNFSTKRHAYRRIWAVVLNALGEVFYLTEIPLQRETNPKPTPEQLDQLAWETGRTVRWELVEATRRVARPDPFNTQLVDGSYTPRSSSCSMGLTAAQIAAETAEVEQYLSFQPKHFSKVCEGWDMQRKLEVDFAGDDNHGAGESITVITCGVTPKQPVSLKRFTRLKFSSALPAVQHETFPRVQSAVRLSSIFGGPEPISSASVPHTPALSDDSGSQAALATAIWTVSKLTLDLPRMAQITTAALDMSTIAKLTVSEDPLLSMCGDSDSSETSTPLSGLNESSVPSQIPGHRARFIAVGTSTGTVIVWNIRSPVSPNAEISNDVEPIRVINTDSPQVSCIALTSLYLVHGGNDGLVQAWDLLASSLQPIRTINSRFSSRARRRLQQAEATVQGVGHNFFAAGAICLDPDSTHLRGIVSLGTQLRYWSYSSFAADQYKSNKRRLRYSQRRGNRSPEVDRYSHTGRGALQDFIMDERLELERQKKEQEKAKRHLSGRFGVDLFGPGASEDELLAYACMLSEESYTSDERKRRESNSSAGGSSSSGTIAAQLPIGAHAEPSILPSTLGHGLPLEPQVLEPLDEELEPDLAEAIRRSLEDAPTSSRTPTPLREDKFERVFNDPAAERLPSLSGASGPMAERSTSQQEADDFELALRLSLAEQEGQTCDVDTFQESGSFLEDRLEDFPSLDNAAGSRSSHGRRGRGKGKGRA; the protein is encoded by the exons ATGCAACCAGAGATCGTCCACCTCATCCAGAATCGCGTCCCTGAAGACCCGGCCCGCAACAACCCAGCATCCCTCGCCCAGCATGGAAACCTTCTCTCTGATCACTCTGGCCCCAACTGCCTCTCCCATGGAGATGGCGGCGACCGAGAACTTGTTGGCGACACAGTCTCCGACAGGTCTTCGGTCGCGATCCTCCCTGGCACCGATGACTCAGTGTCGTGTTCGATAGACTCTCCGAAGCAGGACAAACCAGCGCGGCCTGTCGATCGAGTCATCGAGTACGAGAATACCTGGATCCCTTCGCCAAAGGGCACAGAGCAGCTGGGGTTCAAAGTGATCCCGTCTCGCATCAACGGACCCATTCGACTATCAGTCGAGAACTTCCCAAATG AGGTCCTAACTCACATCCTGTCGCATCTCCCTCCGGCGTCGCTCTCTTCCATGAGCCTCGTCAATCGGCGGTTCCACAGCCTCGTGACCACGCCGCATGCCTGGAGAATTGCATTTTCACGCTACTTTCCCGGCCCTGCTGCTATCGAAGCCGAGAGGGGAAGACTTGATTCCGACGAATTCGAGCACCTCCTCTTGCGGAAACGTACGTTCTGCCGGCTGACGGCTCTGGCGTCGTGGAGAAATGAATACATCCTGAGGACACGCCTGCTGAGGTCGCTGGCTAGAGGTAGACCAGCACAATATCAGCCATCAGGCCAACAAGCATCACCGCGTACTGGACCGGCTTCCTCAGGCTTGGCGACCTACAACTCTCTTTTACTGTACCCGGTCTCTCACATTGACGGTGCTTTTGGTTCAGGTTCGGAAAAGAAGCCAGCCATGTTTGTACATGGAGCAAGAGAGCAAGGGATTGCTTCCGCAAGTGACCCCACGGCTAGCAAGGCAGGTCTTGGTGCATGGGGCATCTCGGACCCTCAAATGTTCAACCATTTCGCGGACTTATTCCCCGGTGAGTCCCAGTGGGGTCTCGGTGCCGGAGAGTTCGTGGGTCTTCCGAACGTGATGGACGTAAGCCAGCAATATGGATTGGTGTATGGAGAGGGTTGTCCTCGTGGTCGCACGTATTTTCTCTCCTCGAACGAGAAACGAGGCCGTTTTTTGTCCCTGACAGATTCGGAGACTCGTTCTCAACCGCAACTTGGAATCCCCAAGCTAGTCCCGGTGACTACCAGTATCTGCTCTGTCTGGATTGCGAAATCGCCACAGATTTTGAAGATCACGAATGGACTTTGTGGTATTCTAGCGGGAACTTCAACTGGCGTTCTTACAGCCTATGCCATCGGCCCCAATCACTCTTACAACCAACGCTATGAGCGAGGGCAGATCACAGCAAGATGGGTCCTTTGTCCCGGAGTGCCCATTATAGCGATTCGCGTTGACGACAATTTCTCTACCAAGCGACACGCGTACCGTCGCATTTGGGCTGTCGTCTTGAATGCACTCGGTGAGGTATTCTATCTTACCGAAATCCCTCTGCAAAGAGAGACCAACCCCAAACCCACGCCCGAACAGCTAGATCAATTAGCCTGGGAAACTGGAAGAACTGTTCGCTGGGAACTCGTTGAAGCGACTAGACGTGTTGCGCGACCGGACCCATTCAATACACAGCTTGTTGACGGTAGCTATACTCCAAGATCTTCTAGCTGCTCTATGGGCCTTACTGCCGCACAAATTGCCGCAGAGACCGCCGAAGTCGAGCAGTACTTGTCCTTCCAACCCAAGCATTTCAGCAAAGTATGCGAAGGATGGGATATGCAGCGGAAACTAGAAGTTGATTTTGCGGGCGATGACAACCATGGCGCTGGAGAATCAATCACCGTGATTACTTGCGGTGTTACACCCAAGCAACCCGTATCCCTGAAACGGTTTACACGTCTCAAGTTCAGCTCTGCTCTGCCGGCTGTGCAGCATGAAACTTTCCCTCGCGTCCAGTCTGCCGTCAGGCTTTCATCAATATTCGGAGGCCCAGAACCCATATCGTCAGCCAGCGTACCTCACACACCGGCATTGAGTGACGACAGCGGATCTCAAGCAGCTCTGGCAACAGCTATCTGGACAGTATCAAAACTGACACTTGATTTGCCCAGAATGGCCCAAATCACCACCGCTGCTCTAGATATGTCAACTATCGCTAAATTAACGGTCTCGGAAGATCCACTTCTCAGCATGTGTGGTGACTCTGACTCCTCAGAGACATCTACTCCCCTCTCAGGCTTGAACGAGTCATCAGTCCCTTCACAGATCCCTGGTCATCGGGCCCGATTCATCGCCGTTGGCACGTCTACAGGTACTGTCATTGTCTGGAACATCAGATCTCCCGTTTCTCCGAACGCTGAGATAAGTAATGATGTTGAACCAATTCGGGTCATCAATACCGATTCTCCCCAAGTATCTTGTATTGCCCTGACTTCTCTTTATTTGGTCCATGGCGGCAACGATGGTCTGGTCCAGGCCTGGGATCTCCTTGCATCTTCACTACAGCCCATCCGCACGATTAATTCACGATTCTCCTCGAGAGCACGCCGCCGCCTTCAGCAAGCTGAGGCAACTGTGCAAGGAGTTGGGCACAATTTTTTCGCTGCGGGAGCTATATGCCTTGATCCAGATTCAACACATCTCCGAGGCATCGTGTCTCTGGGAACCCAATTGCGCTACTGGTCATACAGTTCATTTGCAGCAGATCAATATAAGAGTAACAAACGCCGTTTACGATATTCGCAGCGTAGAGGTAACCGTTCGCCGGAAGTTGATCGTTATTCACATACTGGACGCGGTGCATTACAGGATTTTATCATGGATGAGCGTCTCGAACTGGAAAGACAGAAAAAAGAGCAGGAGAAAGCGAAGAGACATCTCAGCGGCAGATTTGGGGTCGACCTGTTTGGTCCGGGGGCAAGTGAGGATGAGCTCCTTGCCTACGCTTGCATGCTCAGCGAAGAATCGTATACCAGCGATGAAAGGAAGAGAAGGGAAAGCAACAGCAGTGCTGGAGGAAGCTCTTCAAGCGGAACTATTGCTGCACAGCTTCCAATTGGCGCGCATGCAGAACCTTCCATCCTGCCCTCTACACTAGGGCATGGGCTGCCACTCGAGCCTCAAGTCCTGGAGCCATTGGATGAAGAACTGGAGCCAGATCTCGCAGAAGCCATTCGTCGTAGTTTGGAAGATGCGCCGACATCCTCACGGACGCCTACACCACTGCGTGAAGACAAATTTGAGCGCGTTTTCAACGATCCTGCAGCCGAGCGGTTACCCTCCTTGAGCGGCGCTTCCGGTCCTATGGCAGAACGAAGCACCAGCCAGCAAGAAGCTGATGACTTTGAACTTGCACTTCGACTAAGTCTCGCAGAGCAAGAAGGCCAAACATGCGATGTAGATACATTCCAAGAGAGTGGCTCCTTTCTGGAGGACCGACTTGAAGACTTTCCAAGTCTAGATAATGCAGCGGGTTCACGCTCCAGTCATGGACGAAGAGGAAGGGGAAAGGGTAAAGGGAGGGCATGA